The proteins below come from a single Bacteroidota bacterium genomic window:
- a CDS encoding YggS family pyridoxal phosphate-dependent enzyme, whose translation MGIKEHLEEIRKTLPAGVKLIAVSKTHPAEEIIELYDCGQRIFGENRVQELTAKQPVCPGDIEWHFIGHLQTNKVKYIAPFVSVIHSTDSLNLLQEINKEAAKNNRVIDCLLEMYIATEETKFGLSADEAIAIIQSAQYAAMENVRICGLMGMASFTDDTALVRSEFNGLKNVFDTIKKLDFKDKAAFAELSMGMSSDYRIAIEEGSTIVRLGTVLFGKRNYK comes from the coding sequence ATGGGAATTAAAGAACATCTTGAAGAAATAAGAAAGACACTGCCTGCCGGCGTAAAACTCATCGCGGTAAGCAAAACACATCCTGCAGAAGAAATCATTGAATTATACGATTGCGGTCAACGTATATTTGGCGAGAACCGGGTTCAGGAACTCACCGCCAAACAACCCGTCTGCCCCGGCGATATTGAATGGCATTTTATCGGGCATCTGCAAACAAACAAGGTAAAATATATTGCGCCTTTTGTATCGGTGATACATAGTACAGACAGTCTGAATCTGCTTCAGGAAATAAATAAAGAAGCGGCGAAAAACAATCGTGTTATTGATTGCCTGCTTGAAATGTATATTGCCACCGAAGAAACAAAATTCGGTCTTTCGGCCGATGAAGCAATTGCAATTATTCAGTCGGCTCAATACGCTGCCATGGAAAACGTGCGCATCTGCGGATTGATGGGAATGGCAAGTTTTACCGACGACACAGCACTTGTGCGCAGTGAATTCAACGGACTGAAAAACGTATTTGACACGATAAAGAAACTGGATTTTAAAGATAAGGCCGCTTTCGCTGAACTGTCTATGGGCATGAGCAGCGATTACCGCATTGCAATTGAAGAAGGCAGCACCATAGTTCGTCTGGGAACCGTGCTGTTCGGGAAGCGCAATTATAAATAA
- a CDS encoding 2,3,4,5-tetrahydropyridine-2,6-dicarboxylate N-succinyltransferase, whose amino-acid sequence MTIDQLKDAVELAWEKRELLKQPTICDAIREVIDLLDKGELRVAEPAVKGWTVNEWVKKAVVLYFPIQPMETSTAGPLEFHDKMKLKTGYRHLGVRVVPHGIARHGAYLAPGVVMMPSYVNIGAYVDAGTMIDTWATVGSCAQIGKNVHLSGGVGIGGVLEPIQAAPVIIEDNCFIGSRCIIVEGVHVERESVIGAGVVITKSTRIIDVSGPKPIEYPGFVPARSVVIPGSMPKSFPSGTYNVPCALIIGKRKPSTDLKISLNEALREYNLAV is encoded by the coding sequence ATGACTATTGACCAATTAAAAGATGCGGTAGAGCTGGCATGGGAGAAGCGCGAACTCCTGAAACAGCCGACGATATGTGATGCCATTCGCGAAGTAATAGACCTTCTTGACAAAGGTGAATTACGCGTGGCAGAGCCTGCTGTAAAAGGATGGACGGTAAACGAATGGGTTAAAAAAGCCGTAGTGCTGTACTTCCCTATTCAACCCATGGAAACAAGCACGGCAGGACCTCTTGAATTTCATGATAAAATGAAATTGAAAACAGGTTACCGGCATCTGGGCGTTCGCGTTGTACCTCACGGCATTGCCCGCCACGGTGCTTATCTGGCGCCCGGTGTGGTAATGATGCCTTCCTACGTTAACATCGGCGCATATGTTGATGCAGGCACCATGATAGACACCTGGGCTACCGTTGGCTCCTGCGCACAGATCGGGAAGAACGTACACCTGAGCGGTGGTGTGGGCATTGGCGGTGTGCTTGAACCCATACAGGCGGCTCCCGTTATCATTGAAGATAATTGCTTTATTGGTTCGCGCTGTATCATTGTTGAAGGCGTACATGTGGAAAGAGAATCCGTGATTGGCGCAGGCGTTGTGATTACAAAATCCACCCGCATTATTGATGTCAGCGGTCCTAAACCTATAGAATATCCGGGATTTGTACCCGCCCGCAGCGTGGTGATTCCGGGAAGCATGCCCAAAAGTTTTCCGTCGGGCACGTATAATGTACCCTGCGCACTCATCATCGGCAAACGCAAACCATCAACCGACCTGAAAATTTCACTCAACGAAGCGCTTCGCGAATACAATCTGGCTGTTTAA